The DNA window GGCATATTTGACGACGCACAAGGATgaatttgtataataatttgACTTACTACTGAACACAACATCATGATTTAAATTAATCGCGAAACGGTCGAaattgatcatgtatatatgtgtaaatataaCCTGGTGCGATGTTGTGAATATCATCCTCAAAGATTCTTGTAATCGAGATCGTATATAAAAACGAACATTCGTTGAAGATAATGTATCATGTAAGATATTGAGGACATACGTGTTCTCTTATCATCATATACTTACAGCAACAGCAAGGACATGTCAACGCTGCAGGAGGAAAAAGCAAGTCTTGAGAAAGAAATGTAAGTCAATTTACATAATGTATCATATAAATGACACAAattgaatttgttattttattcaacggtataataaaaatataattatttttaaccaTGCACCTGGTAACTAAGGCAATATTACTTGAATCGATGTTCATTACCTGGTATGATTACATGATGGGGTATGTTATAAGTCTTCGGATAGAAGACTAAAAAAAGGGTGGGAAATTGTAATGTGGTCAAGAGCATGCGTTTGTTTCATGGACCTGGGTTGGAACCCTAGTCTGGCCTTCTATTTCTTGTTACATACGCACTTCAGTCAACCTTACAACTCTTATCAATTAATCAACAAAATGACTTAATCATTAAGATTTGTGTTCGTTATTAGTAAATACTTTAAATGAACTCTTATATACCTAAATGTAGAATTTCGAgcatttaaaattaaacatctttgttttcatattattgACATGATTATTTGTATAACTAGGGTTATTTCGTATACGATTTGATGAGTCTTATCTTCtatatttgttttctaaaaTGGGATATGAAAGGAACACTcacagaaaataatttatttctaatttattcattgtattcTTTTATCAGTCGCTTTAAAGAACTCTAATTCtaattacatttaaatttttAGCAAGAAACATGAAAGCAAAAATATTGAACCTAAAAGAGGAAAAGGAAGATCTTAAGAGAGAAATGTAAGTTAATTCTGGAGATTGATTTTCTCAGCACGTTGAATATATCGAAATGAAGACTTGCATAGTTTTAAGATAACAGTTGTTTTTCATATATGTTCTTTTTACAATGTGAAACTGTATtaaactatgtacatgtattctggAGATTGCTTTAAAATGCTGGTGTTTCAAAAcaacccgaagggtcaggatgacctattgtcatcatgcaccgtctgtcgtcgtgcgccgtgcgtaaacttttcattcaaaagacttcttctcaataaccgaaaggcccaggggactgatatttggcctgtagtatgatgggatgaagggctaccaagattattcaaatgaatgaccttgaccttcgttcaaggtcaaatgggtcaaaaaggtcaaaatCCTTTAAACAGCTTCCTGTCattaactaggaggcctagagataTGATATTTGGCCCATGACATGCTTTGATGAAGGGCTATCCAATTTgtacaaatgaatgaccttaatcttcattcaaggtcacgggggtcaagtaggctaaaacctttaaacgacttcttctcaagaaccagaaggcccagggtactggtATTGGGCATGTACCATGCTGGGAgtaagagctaccaagtttgttcaaatgaaatacCTTGACtctcattcaaggtcacaggggtcaaataggctaaaatcctttaaacaacgtCCTGTCattaactaggaggcctagagataTGATATTTGGCCCATGACATGCtttgatgaagggctatcaaatttgttcaaatgaatgaccttaatctacattcaaggtcacaggggtcaaataggctaaaatctttgaacgacttcttctcaagaaccagaaagcCCAGGGTACAGATATTAAGCATGTAGCATGCTTtgatgaagtgctaccaagtttgttcaaatgaaataccttgaccttcattcaaggtcacaggggtcaaataggctaaaatcctttaaacgacttcttctcaagaaccgaaaggcccaggatactcatattgggcctgcagcatgcttgtatgaagggctaccaagtttgttcaaataatgacattgaccttcttcaaggtcactggggtcaaataggctaaaatctttaaacaacttcttgagaactaaaaggcccaggatactcatattgggcctgcagcatgctttgatgaagtgctaccaagtttgttcaaatgaatgaccttgatcttcaatcAAGGttacaggagtcaaataggataaaatctttaaacgactatatggaattgtactaatagtcaaaTAACTgttaagacccatgggcctctttTTACTATTAATTTGTGTCTTTTATCTGATGAAAATGTCACTGTACTGTTTCATTTGTCGGCAACTACTTAATTAATTATGTATCTTAAGCTGACACTATTTCTATCAGCTTAAAGCAGGTATCATTTTGATGATAAGCAATTCACTTActtgtgaaataaattcaatatctaACAACGAATTGTTGCATAACctatatttatacaattttacaatttagcCTACCTGAGCCAATCCTTCACCGGTTATATCTACAGTGTTTTCAATACCATGAATATCATGTATTTTTCGTTATTAAAGTGGTAGCCTATAATGAATTATCCGGAGGTGAATTACCtaatactatatttatatgaattacAGCCGAgaacaaaagaaagaaaacaaaaagggAGACTCATCTTCCGCGGAAAAGATTTCTCGACTTGAAGAAGAAGTAGAAGGATTAAGAAACAGGTACACAGATATCGCGAACGCATGTAATTGTTTACATCTCTTCACGGTCCGTgccaaattaaaattataataacttacatttgtatagtatataaaacatacaattgTTCGGCAAATTGAAATCATGCTCATTCTGCTAGTGATTCATATCTAGAGCCAATACACACTTAGATAGTCAAATTTTTCAAATTGGTTAAAATCTCAACATTTTCTAACTggaatttgtattttataacaTCAGGTTAAGCAAAATAGCTGGAGCACAGTTGACAGACAACAATCCTGCAATAGCAGATCTGAGCGATCCCAACCGTCCACTGAGTCTTGGAGAGAAATTTTCTGAGTTGTATGACAATGAATGGACGGACGCTATGGAAGAGTTGTCAGATAGCTCAGACGAACGAGCTGTGATAAAGCAACTGCTTAAAATTGTAGTCGTAAGTATGCGTGTGAAtgtcaaaatcaattataaatgttattttacacTGCTCTCGAAATGTTCTGTTACACATATTAAAATTTGTTGGCAATTTCTCTCTGAGAAAACTTTCGATTTATGAATTAGAGACAGACAATTAAAAAActtgataaataatatatactgaTGTCTGTATTATAAAAGTTTACACATTTGTgtactttatttatatttgtaaaacttCACGTGTAACATAATTGTTGGAGGACAGTGTATTTATCTGTGAGTGTTTACTACTTATATCATGATTTTATCATTCGTTTTACTGGATTCCCCTTTTTCTGtataattattgaataataaattgtaaataatacaTGCAGATTACAAAGGGGTAATATCACACCTCCTTGAACGTGTGTATTGTGTTGGTTGTGTACAAACAAACacgtttttattaaaaaaattaagtaCGTCAGACCACATTACCTGCAATGTTAGAACGTTAAAGTATCCAGGTCAATGATGACATCCTGACAGCTgcaagaacaggaaacaacttTCGGACTTCTGACTATTTTCTGAACTCTGCGGACTAATTTAAGTGGGATTCTAGATGATCATGTAGGCTAGATATCCTTATATATCAGCAACTATTCGAATTGTAGAGATTATTAATTGACCATTTTGATATCACATCCTTTATGCGATCCGGGGTCAGATAAACAGAACTAAAGGGCTGATGAATGGCGTGATATCTAAATgattgttataattgtttttatatgttttgtgtcCATTTAAATTAACAAAGAATACACAGTTAAATAAAGTCATAACAAGTCTGACAATTGATTGTTATTCGATGAATTTTAGAAAGGCATCACCGTCATACTGAATTCATAGTGTAAAaaccaaaatttcaaaaattctacagtataaaataacaacaatcaCTATTaacatgaattaaaaaaatgaatcgCTGTCGGTGCAGGTTGGAAAGGCCGGGCTATTTAACAgttttgattgtgacgtcattgacaGCCCCATCAAAATAAAAACTGGATAAAAGCCAAAAAAGGGGTTAGTATCAATCAGATATCACTCGAGGGGATATGGTATCACTTGGGctgatatacattttgtacatgaaCATGTTGGAATTTAAAATTTATCGCTTGCttgtatataacaaaaaatatggCACCAGTAATTAGCATATGACCATGATACTAAAACGATTTTAAACTAGAACTGTGTGTATACAAGTTATGATTGTATACGGATTAATTTTATAGGAGTCATACCAATTTTGCTGTGAACAATCCGATAAATTCATGGACAGAATCAATGGAACAATGGAAATGTTTTCTGGCAATTTGGTTTCTGAGGTGAGTGATACGTCGCATGATTTTAATTAAGGAATATTAAATCTTAATAACTGatgttatatttcatttattacaGAGGTGATATCTAAATCATTGCTTCtacataaaattaataatatagtAAACTTTCCATAGGACTGTCGATATttttaattagaaataaatCCATATGGTTTCCCATACTTCATTGgagtattttgtattataccataagcaaacaataaaaatatcaattcgtTTAAATAGTTCTGTATAATGACTTTTTTCATATGTGTCCTAAGATGCCGAAGGAAATCTCGAAAACAAACAAGGATTTCCGAAAGAGTCTGGCAGTGCATTGTGTTTATCACTTACAAGAGGTAATATTCAGTTTTGCaacatttgttaaaataattttcgTTTCTTCTTATTACTTCTATTTTACATTCATAAGCTAccaaatgataatatataacatatgcttaaaaacattaatagcaGATTTTAACTTTTTGTTTCTTTGCAATAGcccttttataaattttggaaacattattcataacataatacattttttgtgtatttgtgttcATTTAGTTTACTAAAAGTCTATATATTGATAAAGCTTTTGTTGTGGTACGCAGGAATTCACGAATAAAAAATCGATAGGAAAtataagaaagaaaacaaaggATTACATGAAGAAGTGTGTACAGGTTTGCTGGTTCATGACGGTACAGGACCCAAAAGTCGTAATCAATTACAAAGTAACAGGACAGTTTGACGAGGACAGATTCAAAGCCTACACAAAGAAGGGGAAACAGGTAGACTACCTGGTCTGGCCGGCCCTGCATCTTCACGAAGGTGGACCAATGATTAGCAAGGGTGTAGCTCAGGGAAAGTAATAAGCAAGTACCAAATGACATATGCTTAAAACCACAGGACTTAATGCATTGGGaggaaatatatatcaaatgtgaattaatatatatattttttagatgTTCATCTCATTTATAAAGTGTGTTCTGTAGCAATAGTCCTTTAGTATTTTCAATATTGTATATCTGATAGATTTATAAACAGAGAGATTTTCCAGTACTTAATGTTTGGCCAAATGTATTATAGATTGAGAAAAAGACACGAGAATGTGTCTGACAGTTTATTACAACTACAGACAGTGGTTAGAAGTAGTAACCCAATTTCCATGATTATGCCGTTATTATATAGTGTGAAATTGACGAAGAATTTCATTTATGTATTTTCTTGAAATGCCCATCAATGGTAGATGTATTGAACATCCCTTTATCATGTGCTGACCAATACGATGAGTATTAATTATTTTGGATGACAGAAAATATTTCTGCGTGTTGATGTAATAAACATTGCatgaaaaaatagtattttaagGTTTAGGTTGCTAGTATgaaggcaaaataaatttcaaaataccACACAACTTGTGCATCCGTGTAGATATACACCttgatacaaatatttgttttagccTGTTTTGCTATTTGTTCCGTTGGGGTtgcttcccttcgtttcactcagTAAGCGACGGGAGGTAAATACGATAGATCAAAACATgatcataaaaatattgattgtttTCAAAGTATGAGAGATTAAATAAAAATCATGTGATTGAATGTTTTTGAAAgagtatgtatttttttatgaagtgaattattttactataaaacaataatagaatatatgtattgtatagattgtttttattgtttccttaagatgtaaattctttaaagtatttatcattttaatatttacccATAATATAGacttttttgtttatatttaacacACTCTCTGAATAAGGCATGTTTTTTTTCGCTAAAGCAGAACTTCTGAATCAAGACTATTTGATTgcctttttttcaaattttaacgTGATTTAGCGGATTGTTTCAATGTTCAAGAATGTGAAGGAAAAGGAAGAAAAGAGTTGTTGCTTTCTTTTATACAGCCGTGTTCTCGGGATTTAGATAAACtctattatgtaaaataatcgTATCTATTTGAGCTAAGCACGCATACATGTTTGTACTCTCGTCACATCCGTCCAattgcaaaataaaatacaatgtataaagagTTAATATCATGTAAATCTTTTATTAAATATCATCAAAATTATGAGGTTCTTATTTTCTTGTCTTCAATAATATATTTACCTGATACACATAGTCATATTGTGATTTTCCAGCGGATAATATCCCATACCCACAGCATGTCCCAACGTATTATGAATTGGTTATAAGCCTCGAGAAATATAGAAGATCCAGTCGTTTGCTTTCACTAATTATGGTTTGTAAAGAAGCTATATAATGCTGGGATCTTGATATACTAACTAGAGTCAGATACAAATGCATGTAGTCACCTAAGCTactatatgtttgtatatacaaGTGTCACAATATGATCAAGACATACAGCCGATGATTTTGCAAAATTGTAATGTGTCAAAAAATCAATTactattaataaaatattcagcGCTATTTCCAAATTAAACACGATGggtaaaaataattgaatatgtttgtgatacatcaaacatatatatcTATTCATGCATTGctagataaaataaattaaatgaatacaTTAACCATTACGTTGAGCGAAAATGTTGTAGTTGTTGCAGGGGTAGAGGATAGGGGAGGGGAGGGGTTAAAAGTTCGGGTAAGGAGTGAAGGGTAAAGGTTAAGAGAAGATGTTGAGGGTAGGGGAAATAGTATATTGTAGGGGAAGAGGAGAGGGGGAGGGGTTAAAGATAAGGAAAGAGAGTGGAGGGTAGAGGTAAAGGGGTAGATGTATAGGGTGTGGGTAACAGTAGAGGATAGAGGGAAGGTGTAGGGGTTGATTGTAAGTAGTAGAGGCAGATGGTATAACCTATGGATAGATGCTAGGGTAGAGGTAGGTATAGGGTAAGTGTTAAAGGGTAGGGGCAAAGAATTACTAGAATCGGTATCACACAGTACGCGGATTGTGCAAGTCCATGAGCATGACCATGTATGCACTTAATTCACGCGGTGATGACACAGTCGGTTTACTCCAAAGGTTCTTCTTTAGTGGAGTCATTAACCTATTCCCTGAATGGACTATAGAATGTAAAGTCATACATGTAAAAGTTTTCCGAAACATAGCCTGTCGATATTTCGTTGGAGCATCTCAAAACTAGGTAACATTACCACTTCGGGCGATATGGGCTGGCCACCCACTACCTCTAAACAATATCTTAAGTATTCAAAACTTTATTTGGAAATTAAGAATATGAAACGTGATTTGACTGTCAGAACTCTAGCGGTGGTCCAGCCCGATTGTTTTAACCATAACTGTAAATAAAACCGTGCATCTTAACGAGCCGATAGGATTTCTTTCTATTGAAGTTGGACTGgtgaaataaagatatattcgtatttttttttaaattcgcgtgtgtatattaaataataaagaaTAACGTAATGCTGATGCCGATAGTAAAAAAACCCAATTGTGGAACGATAATGAAAATGCTAATTGTAGTTAATAGCGATATTTATGGCATTTACATATGAATTTGCATCAATGGCTCATGTaaatttctaccacaatacgttTTGACACACTTTCCGTGTAATTTTGAGAGAGAGCACAACCTTGAATTAAATTGTTTctaattattacattataattgtatatatgaaCGCCCGGTTTGTAATTAGAGCCTTTGATTGCGAAttttatatatgtgtaaatatattgaatataagAATGCCTTGACATCTTACGTAATGTGGATATGCGGAAATAAATGACAATATTACCCCGCCTTCACAGATAAGTACCGATTCACCTATATGGGTTCGCTACTGTGTAGTTGTTAGATTTCGTGATCTACTGTTGGAACTTATTCGCGGGAGCTTATTTTCACGAATTATCTTTATAGCTTAAAAAATATAGTCATTGAGATTACAGgctatgatatattttaaactatgatattgatacattttgcGAGGTTTTAACTTCCCAAAGTTTGGATGCATACGCAAATTTAGCTaaaatgcccccccccccccccttcccgcTTCCGCAAATATTACCAACTATATATGCACATACGTCAAAACTACATTTTACCAAGATAATTAGGACCTAtctaataatagaaatataattatattagaGTAGTGACTTAGAGCGtatgtaaaataatgaataCGTTAACAAATAAGTACTATCAATGAAATTACAGATAGGAATTCCACAAAGCCAAATACGGCGTTTATCCACGCATTAATTAAgcgttatgtatttatatatgaatatgattCATATCTTTATATTAGATACACCATATGTCTACTCTTGTCTACCCCTTCACGTTAGTTAAGTAAGATATTTTCGTTTATGGATAGAACTTGCTATACTATTTAGATATCATCCTTAAAATGAAGGGGCATCATGTTACATGTTAAAAGTGGCGTCATAGTTTACTATTTCATCATAAAGTTACGGGACTGTGACATGATGTTAGTCTATActgtaattatgttataatatgGGTCGATGGTGTTATTTCTGCACGCTTGTAGAACATGGTGTTATTATGAATATATTATGATGATATAGTTCGACATATTGCTAATATTAGACTGTTTGAACAAGACGTTATATGgtgaccatcctcgatactccagggcttccgatcacttacgatctctacacgtaggtgatcggaagccctgaagtatcgaggagtCCTGTATGGTGACATACCTCAATCATTTTCTTGaatatatgaaagaaaattaaatagaaACTAACCTTGTGGTGTTCTACATTTTAGAACAGCATGAACATGGTGGGAAATGAAGTAATTTAGGGATATATACTTGGTAGATTTGGTGTATCAAGTATTGATTGAAATCGATAATTGGTGTaccaaatattgatttaaatcgAGACCGTAACAGAACAGAGATCCGATCAAATGTGTGGATATAATATTGTCATTTAACTTGATATCGTTATGATACGGGAGCTAAACAAATAGAAGTAGGGTATTTTGTATACTTCGTTAGCCAACTTGAAGgctcgcaaaaaaaaaaaaaataaaaaaaaaaaatgaaaaagtctAAACTCACATCTTAAATAAAACATTGGTTCTAAGTTTGTTATCCTTAGCCATATGTCATATTATCGATGACAATCTGTCtgctgtaaatctttaattttatttagGAAATATGAAATTCCAATGAACCTCTATCCTTACTACCTTTACTCGTTACAACTCTACACCCTGACCCTTTTACCCTATGTGTCTGACGCCTGTATACCTCAGACTCACACACTC is part of the Argopecten irradians isolate NY unplaced genomic scaffold, Ai_NY scaffold_0092, whole genome shotgun sequence genome and encodes:
- the LOC138311713 gene encoding uncharacterized protein, producing MKAKILNLKEEKEDLKREIREQKKENKKGDSSSAEKISRLEEEVEGLRNRLSKIAGAQLTDNNPAIADLSDPNRPLSLGEKFSELYDNEWTDAMEELSDSSDERAVIKQLLKIVVESYQFCCEQSDKFMDRINGTMEMFSGNLVSEMPKEISKTNKDFRKSLAVHCVYHLQEEFTNKKSIGNIRKKTKDYMKKCVQVCWFMTVQDPKVVINYKVTGQFDEDRFKAYTKKGKQVDYLVWPALHLHEGGPMISKGVAQGK